The Microbacterium limosum genome contains a region encoding:
- the rsmI gene encoding 16S rRNA (cytidine(1402)-2'-O)-methyltransferase, whose protein sequence is MLILAATPIGNLGDASRRLVETLGSVRIVATEDTRTTVRLLAGLGIQNRPRLIALHDHNEKERAAEVVALARDEDVLMLSDAGMPTVSDPGYGLVAEAIAQGVDVTVIPGPSAVPTALALSGLPTDRFAFEGFAPRKPGERRTAFAALAAEPRTMVFFEAPTRVAATLEAMAEAFGADRRAAVCRELTKLHEEVARGTLAELAEWAAPGVRGECVIVVAGAAARRVPLEDAVSQVLERASAGERLKDACAAVASATEHSSRDLYQAALAAR, encoded by the coding sequence GTGCTCATCCTCGCGGCGACCCCGATCGGAAACCTCGGGGACGCCTCGCGCCGGCTCGTCGAGACGCTCGGCTCCGTGCGGATCGTCGCGACCGAGGACACGCGCACGACGGTGCGGCTGCTTGCGGGCCTCGGCATCCAGAACCGTCCGCGGCTGATCGCGCTGCACGACCACAACGAGAAGGAGCGTGCGGCCGAGGTCGTCGCCCTCGCGCGCGACGAGGACGTGCTCATGCTCTCCGATGCGGGGATGCCGACGGTCTCCGACCCCGGGTACGGCCTCGTCGCCGAAGCCATCGCGCAGGGGGTGGACGTGACGGTCATCCCCGGCCCGAGCGCGGTGCCCACTGCGCTCGCCCTCTCCGGACTGCCGACCGACCGGTTCGCGTTCGAGGGCTTCGCGCCGCGCAAGCCCGGCGAGCGGCGCACGGCGTTCGCGGCGCTCGCGGCCGAGCCGCGCACGATGGTCTTCTTCGAGGCGCCCACCCGCGTGGCCGCCACGCTGGAGGCGATGGCCGAGGCGTTCGGCGCCGACCGGCGCGCGGCCGTGTGCCGCGAGCTCACGAAGCTGCACGAGGAGGTCGCCCGCGGAACCCTCGCCGAGCTGGCCGAGTGGGCGGCTCCGGGCGTGCGCGGCGAGTGCGTCATCGTCGTGGCGGGCGCGGCCGCCCGTCGCGTGCCGCTCGAGGACGCCGTGTCGCAGGTGCTCGAGCGCGCGTCGGCGGGCGAACGCCTGAAGGACGCGTGCGCCGCGGTCGCGAGCGCGACGGAGCATTCCTCCCGCGACCTGTATCAGGCCGCGCTCGCCGCGCGCTGA
- the metG gene encoding methionine--tRNA ligase, whose product MTSRGSFYITTPIYYPSDVPHIGHGYTTVAVDALARWHRQAGDDTWMLTGTDEHGQKMIRAASANNATPQEWVDKLVTESWFPLLETLDIANDDFIRTTQERHETRVQTFLQAIYDRGYIYAGEYEALYCVGCEEFKPESEIVDGSGPFEGLKVCAIHSKPLELLQEKNYFFKLSEFAEPLLALYRSQPDFIRPESARNEVMSFVRSGLKDLSISRSTFDWGIKVPWDASHVIYVWVDALLNYATAVGYGADPETFERRWPAYHVVGKDILRFHAVIWPAMLMAAGVDVPRGVFAHGWLLVGGEKMSKSKLTGIAPTEITDVFGSDAYRFYFLSAIAFGQDGSFSWEDLSARYQAELANGFGNLASRTVAMIGKYFGGAVPEPADYTDADLAIQRIVADAAATADAAVERFRIDEAIEAIWTIVDALNGYITENEPWALAKDEASRPRLGTVLYTCAEGLRALAVLLSPVMPVSTRKLWASLGAEQELGALEEQPIREAGAWGLLPPAAQTQPLAPLFPRVEQPE is encoded by the coding sequence GTGACTTCCCGCGGTTCGTTCTACATCACCACCCCGATCTACTACCCGAGCGATGTGCCCCACATCGGGCACGGGTACACGACGGTGGCGGTCGACGCGCTCGCGCGGTGGCACCGCCAGGCGGGCGATGACACCTGGATGCTCACGGGCACGGACGAGCACGGCCAGAAGATGATCCGCGCGGCGTCGGCGAACAACGCCACCCCGCAGGAGTGGGTCGACAAGCTCGTCACCGAGTCGTGGTTTCCGCTGCTCGAGACCCTCGACATCGCCAACGACGACTTCATCCGCACGACGCAGGAGCGCCACGAGACGCGCGTGCAGACCTTCCTGCAGGCGATCTACGACCGCGGCTACATCTACGCCGGCGAGTACGAGGCGCTGTACTGCGTCGGCTGCGAGGAGTTCAAGCCCGAGTCCGAGATCGTCGACGGCTCCGGACCCTTCGAGGGCCTCAAGGTCTGCGCCATCCACTCCAAGCCCCTCGAGCTGCTGCAGGAGAAGAACTACTTCTTCAAGCTCAGCGAGTTCGCCGAGCCGCTCCTGGCCCTCTACCGCTCGCAGCCCGACTTCATCCGACCCGAGTCGGCGCGCAACGAGGTCATGTCGTTCGTGCGCTCGGGGCTGAAGGACCTCTCGATCTCGCGCTCGACGTTCGACTGGGGCATCAAGGTGCCGTGGGATGCCTCGCACGTCATCTACGTATGGGTCGACGCGCTGCTGAACTACGCCACGGCCGTGGGCTACGGCGCCGACCCCGAGACGTTCGAACGCCGGTGGCCGGCCTACCACGTCGTCGGAAAGGACATCCTCCGCTTCCACGCCGTCATCTGGCCCGCCATGCTCATGGCGGCGGGCGTCGACGTGCCCCGGGGCGTCTTCGCCCACGGCTGGCTGCTCGTGGGCGGCGAGAAGATGTCGAAGTCGAAGCTCACGGGCATCGCCCCGACCGAGATCACCGACGTGTTCGGCTCCGACGCGTACCGGTTCTACTTCCTGTCGGCGATCGCCTTCGGGCAGGACGGGTCCTTCTCCTGGGAGGACCTCTCGGCCCGCTACCAGGCCGAGCTCGCCAACGGCTTCGGCAACCTCGCCTCCCGCACGGTGGCGATGATCGGCAAGTACTTCGGCGGGGCCGTGCCCGAGCCGGCGGACTACACCGACGCCGACCTGGCGATCCAGCGGATCGTGGCGGATGCCGCGGCCACCGCCGACGCCGCGGTCGAGCGGTTCCGCATCGACGAGGCGATCGAGGCGATCTGGACGATCGTCGACGCCCTCAACGGCTACATCACCGAGAACGAGCCGTGGGCGCTGGCGAAGGACGAGGCATCCCGCCCGCGCCTGGGCACCGTGCTCTACACCTGCGCGGAGGGCCTGCGCGCCCTCGCGGTGCTGCTGTCGCCCGTGATGCCGGTCTCGACCCGGAAGCTGTGGGCGTCGCTCGGCGCCGAGCAGGAGCTGGGCGCGCTCGAGGAGCAGCCGATCCGCGAGGCCGGGGCCTGGGGCCTCCTCCCCCCCGCCGCGCAGACGCAGCCGCTCGCGCCCCTGTTCCCCCGCGTCGAGCAGCCCGAATGA
- a CDS encoding aldo/keto reductase, which produces MTIPALRLNSGHDIPQLGYGVFKVPADDTARAVGEALSLGYRHIDTAAIYGNEEGVGAAIAASGIPREELFITTKLWNDRHEGDEPHKAIDESLARLGLDHVDLYLVHWPTPARDNFVEAWRALIQIRDAGKTRSIGVSNFLVPHLERIVAETGEVPAVDQIELHPAHQQRETVAWAKANGSIIEAWGPLGQGKYDLFSEAAVADAAAAHGKTPAQVVLRWHIQKGNVVFPKSVRTERLRENLDLFGFALSDAQMAAIDALDPGDGSGRVGPHPDELN; this is translated from the coding sequence ATGACGATTCCCGCTCTGCGACTGAATTCCGGCCACGACATCCCCCAGCTCGGCTACGGCGTGTTCAAGGTCCCCGCCGACGACACCGCCCGCGCGGTCGGCGAGGCCCTCTCGCTCGGCTACCGCCACATCGACACGGCGGCGATCTACGGCAACGAGGAGGGCGTCGGCGCCGCGATCGCGGCCTCCGGCATCCCGCGCGAGGAGCTCTTCATCACGACCAAGCTCTGGAACGACCGTCACGAGGGCGACGAGCCCCACAAGGCGATCGACGAGAGCCTCGCACGGCTCGGCCTCGACCACGTGGACCTCTACCTCGTGCACTGGCCGACCCCCGCGCGTGACAACTTCGTCGAGGCGTGGCGGGCGCTGATCCAGATCCGCGATGCCGGCAAGACCCGCTCCATCGGCGTCTCGAACTTCCTCGTCCCGCACCTCGAGCGCATCGTGGCCGAGACCGGCGAGGTGCCGGCGGTCGATCAGATCGAGCTGCACCCCGCCCACCAGCAGCGCGAGACGGTGGCATGGGCGAAGGCCAACGGTTCGATCATCGAGGCGTGGGGCCCGCTCGGGCAGGGCAAGTACGACCTCTTCTCCGAGGCCGCCGTGGCCGACGCCGCCGCGGCGCACGGGAAGACGCCGGCTCAGGTCGTGCTGCGCTGGCACATCCAGAAGGGCAACGTCGTCTTCCCGAAGTCGGTGCGCACCGAGCGCCTGCGCGAGAACCTCGACCTGTTCGGGTTCGCGCTCAGCGACGCGCAGATGGCGGCGATCGACGCCCTCGACCCGGGCGACGGCTCGGGCCGTGTCGGCCCGCACCCCGACGAGCTCAACTGA
- a CDS encoding sugar porter family MFS transporter, producing MKSPLGRRAVALSISAAVGGFLFGFDSSVINGAVDSIENQFGLNDVVTGFVVAVALLGCALGAVLAGVLSDRWGRLRVMMIGAALFFVSAIGSGLAFSAADLTVWRFIGGLGIGIASVVAPAYIAEIAPRQIRGTLGSLQQLAITLGIFGALLSNALLAGIAGGSSSQLWLGLEAWRWMLLVEAVPAVVYGVLAFTMPESPRFLIAKGRYDEAREIFARLVPKADLDQTMRELEQRIAEDRKSKGVSLRGPRFGLQPIVWVGIILSVFQQFVGINVIFYYSTTLWRAVGFTESNSLLISVITSVTNVLVTIVAIALVDRVGRKPILLTGSVMMTASLGTMALAFAFAETVDGEVSLPGAWGPIALVAANIFVIGFGASWGPLVWVLLGEIFPSRIRGKALGVAAGAQWIANFLITVSFPAMSGWSLPVTYAMYAVFAALSFVYVLTKIPETKGMELEQTETLFTTKPKASAAR from the coding sequence ATGAAGAGCCCTCTCGGCCGGCGCGCCGTGGCCCTGTCGATCTCCGCCGCCGTCGGCGGTTTCCTCTTCGGCTTCGACTCCTCCGTCATCAACGGCGCGGTCGACTCGATCGAGAACCAGTTCGGCCTGAACGACGTCGTGACGGGCTTCGTCGTCGCCGTCGCTCTCCTCGGCTGCGCCCTCGGCGCGGTGCTCGCGGGCGTTCTCAGCGACCGCTGGGGTCGCCTGCGGGTCATGATGATCGGCGCCGCGCTGTTCTTCGTCAGCGCGATCGGATCGGGCCTCGCGTTCAGCGCGGCGGACCTGACGGTGTGGCGCTTCATCGGCGGCCTCGGCATCGGCATCGCCTCGGTCGTCGCGCCCGCCTACATCGCCGAGATCGCGCCGCGGCAGATCCGCGGCACGCTCGGCTCGCTGCAGCAGCTCGCGATCACCCTCGGGATCTTCGGTGCGCTGCTCTCGAACGCCCTCCTGGCCGGGATCGCGGGCGGATCGTCGTCGCAGCTGTGGCTCGGGCTCGAGGCGTGGCGCTGGATGCTGCTCGTGGAGGCCGTCCCCGCCGTCGTCTACGGCGTTCTCGCGTTCACGATGCCCGAGTCCCCGCGTTTCCTCATCGCGAAGGGACGCTACGACGAGGCCCGGGAGATCTTCGCCCGGCTCGTGCCGAAGGCCGACCTCGACCAGACGATGCGCGAGCTCGAGCAACGCATCGCCGAAGACCGCAAGTCCAAGGGCGTCTCGCTCAGGGGCCCCCGCTTCGGACTGCAGCCGATCGTGTGGGTCGGCATCATCCTGTCGGTGTTCCAGCAGTTCGTCGGCATCAACGTGATCTTCTACTACTCCACCACGCTCTGGCGGGCCGTCGGGTTCACGGAGTCGAACTCCCTTCTGATCAGCGTCATCACGTCGGTCACGAACGTCCTCGTCACGATCGTCGCCATCGCCCTGGTCGACCGCGTCGGCCGCAAGCCGATCCTGCTCACCGGCTCGGTCATGATGACGGCCTCGCTCGGCACGATGGCCCTCGCGTTCGCCTTCGCCGAGACGGTCGACGGCGAGGTCTCGCTGCCGGGCGCCTGGGGCCCGATCGCGCTCGTCGCGGCCAACATCTTCGTCATCGGCTTCGGCGCCTCGTGGGGGCCCCTCGTGTGGGTGCTGCTGGGCGAGATCTTCCCGAGCCGCATCCGCGGGAAGGCGCTCGGCGTCGCCGCCGGGGCGCAGTGGATCGCGAACTTCCTCATCACGGTCAGCTTCCCGGCGATGTCGGGCTGGTCGCTCCCGGTCACCTACGCGATGTACGCCGTCTTCGCGGCGCTGTCGTTCGTCTACGTGCTGACGAAGATCCCCGAGACCAAGGGGATGGAGCTCGAGCAGACCGAGACGCTCTTCACGACGAAGCCCAAGGCATCCGCCGCCCGCTGA
- a CDS encoding dolichyl-phosphate-mannose--protein mannosyltransferase — protein MVQPAPDALADDTAVPERRVTPVERVRERMRTRPRIGRLWRWLGPALVVLLAGVLRLWNLAHPHALVFDETYYAKDAWTLLHLGYEGSWPADPDAAFLAGDVFSFLPEGSFVVHPPLGKWLIALGLGAFGADSAWGWRIALALAGTATVLVVILIGRRLTGSTLWGCVAGFLLAIDGLGIVLGRVALLDGLLALLVALAFLFLLIDRDRMQTRIAWTAGARGAGGMPVSMGPVMWARPWLVAAGATLGAAAAVKWSGVYVLAAAGIYVVVSDALARRHAGIDGWASDAAVRQGPVSFLLLVPVAAATYLASWSGWLLTGGGWDRSSAENPLVALWNYHEAIYRFHVGLTVEHSYASPAWQWPLLLRPTSMFWEKVEQGTDGCDMSGGCVQAISSVPNPLIWYAGMAAIVFLAIRLAWPGGGRVRDWRAGFVLTGVAATYVPWLLYPERTIFQFYTVVMMPFVVLALMLALQRIAGRPDAAPERRAGGQGVVAVVLAVAVLLTVFWYPVWTATEVPYDFWRLHNWMISWI, from the coding sequence GTGGTGCAGCCCGCCCCCGACGCCCTCGCGGACGATACCGCGGTGCCGGAGCGACGGGTCACCCCCGTCGAGCGCGTGCGCGAGCGGATGCGGACGCGGCCCCGCATCGGGCGCCTGTGGCGCTGGCTGGGCCCGGCGCTCGTCGTGCTGCTGGCGGGCGTGCTGCGGCTGTGGAACCTCGCGCATCCCCACGCCCTCGTCTTCGACGAGACCTATTACGCCAAGGATGCCTGGACGCTCCTGCACCTCGGATACGAGGGCTCCTGGCCGGCCGACCCCGACGCGGCGTTCCTCGCCGGCGACGTGTTCTCGTTCCTGCCCGAGGGCAGCTTCGTCGTCCATCCCCCGCTCGGGAAGTGGCTCATCGCCCTCGGCCTGGGGGCCTTCGGCGCGGACTCCGCGTGGGGCTGGCGCATCGCCCTCGCGCTCGCGGGCACGGCGACCGTGCTCGTCGTCATCCTCATCGGCCGGCGCCTGACGGGCTCGACGCTGTGGGGCTGCGTCGCGGGCTTCCTCCTCGCGATCGACGGGCTCGGCATCGTGCTCGGCCGCGTCGCCCTCCTGGACGGCCTCCTCGCGCTCCTCGTCGCGCTCGCCTTCCTCTTCCTCCTGATCGACCGCGACCGCATGCAGACGCGCATCGCCTGGACGGCGGGTGCGCGGGGCGCCGGCGGGATGCCGGTGTCGATGGGCCCCGTGATGTGGGCCCGACCGTGGCTGGTGGCCGCCGGCGCGACGCTCGGCGCGGCCGCCGCCGTGAAGTGGTCGGGGGTCTACGTCCTCGCCGCGGCGGGGATCTACGTCGTCGTCTCGGACGCCCTCGCCCGGCGGCACGCCGGCATCGACGGCTGGGCCAGCGACGCCGCCGTGCGGCAGGGTCCGGTCAGCTTCCTCCTGCTCGTGCCCGTCGCCGCGGCGACCTACCTCGCCAGCTGGAGCGGATGGCTCCTCACCGGCGGCGGATGGGACCGTAGCTCGGCGGAGAACCCGCTCGTCGCGCTCTGGAATTACCACGAGGCGATCTACCGCTTCCACGTGGGCCTCACCGTCGAGCACTCCTACGCCTCGCCGGCGTGGCAGTGGCCCCTGCTCCTGCGACCGACGTCGATGTTCTGGGAGAAGGTCGAGCAGGGCACGGACGGCTGCGACATGTCGGGCGGCTGCGTGCAGGCGATCTCCTCGGTCCCGAACCCGCTCATCTGGTACGCCGGGATGGCGGCGATCGTCTTCCTCGCGATCCGCCTCGCGTGGCCCGGCGGCGGGCGCGTGCGCGACTGGCGCGCGGGGTTCGTGCTCACCGGGGTCGCCGCCACCTATGTGCCGTGGCTCCTGTACCCCGAGCGGACGATCTTCCAGTTCTACACGGTCGTGATGATGCCCTTCGTCGTGCTCGCGCTCATGCTCGCGCTGCAGCGCATCGCCGGCCGGCCGGATGCCGCCCCCGAGCGGCGCGCGGGGGGTCAGGGCGTCGTCGCGGTCGTGCTCGCGGTCGCCGTGCTGCTGACGGTGTTCTGGTACCCCGTGTGGACGGCGACGGAGGTCCCCTACGACTTCTGGCGCCTCCACAACTGGATGATCAGCTGGATCTGA
- a CDS encoding thioredoxin domain-containing protein has translation MASRLEHVQSPYLRQHAGNPVDWFPWGREAFDEARRRAVPVLVSIGYSTCHWCHVMARESFADPETAADLAEGFVAIKVDREEHPEVDASYMAAASAFTPHLGWPLTVFTTPEGVPFYAGTYYPPAPRPPLPAFRDVLRAVREAWTNRRDEVDATASAITASLARSGDAAEKEGSVPSAGALVAAARSLAAQEDPDHGGFVNAPRPAPNTPKFPVATALGFLLSPLVRAAAPAESAAAARAMNAMAGSELRDPVEGGFFRYATRRDWGVPHYERMLTDNALLLDAATALGDHATAAGIASFLLEVLRRPSGGFGAAQDSESIIDGRRDEGGYYARDAAGRTGLEPPAVDGKVVTGWNGLAIGALARAGARWGEPHWIAAAEDAARTVLRDNRAPDAGSGIRALVRASLEGTPSAAAATLADYGQLARGLVALAVAGGAPEHAAAARELVDACFAEAPDGRPAVPGGGDPVLREGAMTVAAEATDGDQPSGLSAIAAACLDLWLLGAPEEYRRRAERIVAAHAPEALARPLAHGELLRVAAVLADEPRQLVVVTAEPAAPLVGAARRVDADVVAIVTPDAAAGLAAAGFSLFEGKTAAAAPVAYDCRAFVCRLPTTDPADLHRERVRSS, from the coding sequence ATGGCCTCACGCCTCGAACACGTCCAGAGCCCGTACCTGCGTCAGCACGCGGGCAACCCCGTCGACTGGTTCCCGTGGGGGAGGGAGGCGTTCGACGAGGCGCGCCGGCGCGCTGTCCCCGTGCTGGTATCGATCGGATACTCGACCTGCCACTGGTGCCACGTCATGGCGCGGGAGTCCTTCGCCGACCCCGAGACGGCGGCCGACCTCGCCGAGGGCTTCGTCGCGATCAAGGTCGACCGCGAGGAGCACCCCGAGGTGGACGCCTCCTACATGGCGGCCGCCTCGGCCTTCACGCCGCACCTGGGCTGGCCGCTGACGGTGTTCACGACGCCGGAGGGCGTGCCCTTCTACGCGGGCACCTACTATCCGCCCGCGCCGAGGCCGCCCCTCCCGGCGTTCCGCGACGTGCTGCGCGCCGTGCGGGAGGCCTGGACGAACCGGCGCGACGAGGTGGATGCCACGGCATCCGCCATCACGGCGTCGCTCGCCCGCAGCGGCGACGCGGCCGAGAAGGAAGGCTCCGTGCCCTCGGCGGGCGCCCTCGTCGCGGCCGCCCGCTCCCTCGCGGCGCAGGAGGACCCCGACCACGGCGGCTTCGTGAACGCACCGCGCCCCGCGCCGAACACCCCCAAGTTCCCCGTCGCCACGGCGCTGGGCTTCCTGCTCTCGCCGCTCGTGCGGGCGGCCGCCCCCGCCGAATCGGCCGCCGCAGCCCGGGCGATGAACGCGATGGCCGGCTCCGAGCTGCGCGACCCCGTCGAGGGCGGGTTCTTCCGCTACGCGACGCGGCGGGACTGGGGCGTGCCGCACTACGAGCGGATGCTCACCGACAACGCCCTGCTGCTGGATGCCGCGACGGCGCTGGGCGACCACGCCACCGCGGCGGGGATCGCGTCGTTCCTGCTCGAGGTGCTGCGCCGCCCCTCGGGAGGGTTCGGCGCCGCGCAGGACTCGGAGTCGATCATCGACGGTCGCCGCGACGAGGGCGGCTACTACGCGCGGGATGCCGCGGGTCGCACCGGGCTCGAGCCGCCCGCCGTCGACGGGAAGGTCGTCACCGGCTGGAACGGGCTCGCGATCGGGGCGCTCGCGCGCGCCGGGGCGCGGTGGGGCGAGCCGCACTGGATCGCCGCTGCCGAGGATGCGGCGCGCACCGTGCTCCGAGACAACCGCGCGCCGGACGCAGGCAGCGGCATCCGCGCGCTCGTGCGCGCCTCGCTCGAGGGCACGCCCTCTGCGGCCGCGGCGACCCTCGCCGACTACGGCCAGCTCGCGCGCGGGCTCGTCGCGCTCGCCGTCGCCGGCGGCGCGCCCGAGCACGCCGCCGCGGCGCGAGAGCTCGTGGACGCGTGCTTCGCGGAAGCGCCGGACGGTCGGCCCGCCGTGCCCGGGGGAGGCGATCCCGTGTTGCGCGAAGGCGCCATGACGGTGGCCGCCGAGGCGACCGACGGAGATCAGCCCTCCGGGCTCTCCGCGATCGCCGCCGCCTGCCTCGACCTGTGGCTCCTCGGCGCCCCCGAGGAGTACCGCCGGCGCGCCGAGCGCATCGTCGCCGCCCACGCGCCCGAGGCGCTCGCGCGCCCCCTCGCACACGGCGAGCTGCTGCGCGTGGCCGCGGTGCTGGCCGACGAGCCGCGCCAGCTCGTCGTCGTGACCGCCGAACCCGCCGCGCCGCTCGTCGGCGCCGCGCGCAGGGTAGACGCCGACGTCGTCGCGATCGTGACGCCGGATGCCGCGGCCGGCCTCGCCGCGGCGGGGTTCTCGCTCTTCGAGGGCAAGACGGCCGCCGCGGCCCCCGTCGCCTACGACTGTCGCGCGTTCGTCTGCCGGCTGCCCACGACCGATCCGGCGGACCTTCACCGGGAGCGGGTCAGATCCAGCTGA
- a CDS encoding TatD family hydrolase, whose amino-acid sequence MSDPSQYVRQREKGARDVTYPDAPEPLAVPVYDNHAHLEIADGPSAGEDAEGLSLDEQLERASAVGVIGVVQAGGDIESSRWSAWAAASHPRVLAAVAIHPNEAPAYAEAGRLDEAIAVIDELAAQPRVRAIGETGLDFFRTGEAGLPAQFESFEAHIALAKKHGIAMQIHDRDAHDAVLETLERVGAPERTVFHCFSGDADMARIAADRGYWLSFAGNVTFKNAQNLRDALAVIPRERILVETDAPFLTPTPHRGRPNAPYLIPVTVRFIAEELGADVDALCAQIAANTLEVYGPFGG is encoded by the coding sequence GTGAGCGACCCCTCGCAGTACGTGCGCCAGCGCGAGAAAGGGGCGCGCGATGTGACCTACCCCGACGCGCCCGAGCCGCTCGCCGTGCCGGTGTACGACAATCACGCGCACCTCGAGATCGCGGACGGGCCGTCGGCGGGGGAGGACGCCGAGGGGCTCTCGCTCGACGAGCAGCTTGAGCGCGCGTCCGCCGTCGGGGTGATCGGCGTCGTGCAGGCGGGCGGCGACATCGAGTCGAGCCGGTGGTCGGCGTGGGCCGCGGCATCCCACCCGCGCGTGCTGGCGGCGGTCGCCATCCATCCGAACGAGGCCCCGGCGTACGCCGAGGCCGGCCGGCTCGACGAGGCCATCGCCGTGATCGACGAGCTCGCGGCGCAGCCCCGGGTGCGCGCGATCGGCGAGACGGGCCTGGACTTCTTCCGCACCGGAGAGGCCGGCCTGCCCGCGCAGTTCGAGAGCTTCGAGGCGCACATCGCGCTGGCGAAGAAGCACGGCATCGCGATGCAGATCCACGACCGCGACGCCCACGATGCCGTCCTCGAGACGCTCGAGAGGGTCGGTGCCCCCGAGCGCACGGTCTTCCACTGCTTCTCGGGTGACGCCGACATGGCGCGCATCGCCGCCGATCGCGGGTACTGGCTCTCGTTCGCGGGCAACGTCACGTTCAAGAACGCGCAGAACCTCCGCGACGCCCTCGCGGTGATCCCGCGCGAGAGAATCCTCGTCGAGACGGATGCCCCGTTCCTCACGCCCACGCCCCATCGCGGGCGACCGAACGCGCCCTACCTGATCCCCGTCACGGTGCGCTTCATCGCCGAGGAACTGGGGGCCGACGTCGACGCGCTGTGCGCGCAGATCGCGGCGAACACCCTCGAGGTCTACGGCCCCTTCGGCGGCTGA